A part of Eschrichtius robustus isolate mEscRob2 chromosome 20, mEscRob2.pri, whole genome shotgun sequence genomic DNA contains:
- the ATP1B2 gene encoding sodium/potassium-transporting ATPase subunit beta-2, which yields MVIQKEKKSCGQVVEEWKEFVWNPRTHQFMGRTGTSWAFILLFYLVFYGFLTAMFTLTMWVMLQTVSDHTPKYQDQLATPGLMIRPKTENLDVIVNVSDTESWDQHVQKLNKFLEPYNDSIQAQKNDVCLPGRYYEQPDNGVLNYPKRACQFNRTQLGDCSGIGDPTHYGYSTGQPCVFIKMNRVINFYAGANQSMNVTCVGKRDEDAENLGNFVMFPANGNIDLMYFPYYGKKFHVNYTQPLVAVKFLNVTPNVEVNVECRVNAANIATDDERDKFAGRVAFKLRINKT from the exons ATGGTCattcagaaagagaagaagagctGCGGGCAGGTGGTTGAGGAGTGGAAGGAGTTCGTGTGGAACCCGAGGACGCACCAGTTCATGGGCCGCACCGGGACCAGCTGGG CCTTTATCCTCCTCTTCTACCTCGTCTTCTATGGCTTCCTCACCGCCATGTTCACCCTCACCATGTGGGTGATGCTGCAGACGGTCTCTGACCATACCCCCAAGTACCAGGACCAACTGGCCACACCGG GCTTGATGATTCGCCCTAAGACTGAGAACCTTGATGTCATTGTCAATGTCAGTGACACTGAAAGCTGGGACCAGCATGTTCAGAAGCTCAACAAGTTCCTGGAGC CTTACAATGACTCCATCCAAGCCCAAAAGAATGATGTCTGCCTCCCTGGGCGCTATTACGAACAACCAGATAACGGAGTTCTCAACTACCCAAAACGTGCCTGCCAGTTCAACCGGACCCAGCTGGGCGACTGCTCTGGCATTGGGGACCCCACCCACTATGGTTACAGCACGGGACAGCCCTGTGTCTTCATCAAGATGAACCGG GTCATCAACTTCTACGCAGGAGCAAACCAGAGCATGAATGTTACCTGTGTGGGGAAG CGAGATGAAGATGCTGAGAATCTCGGCAACTTCGTCATGTTCCCTGCGAACGGCAACATCGACCTCATGTACTTCCCCTACTACGGCAAGAAGTTCCAC GTGAACTACACGCAGCCCCTGGTGGCCGTGAAGTTCCTGAATGTGACCCCCAACGTGGAGGTGAACGTGGAGTGCCGCGTCAACGCCGCCAACATCGCCACTGACGACGAGCGCGACAAGTTTGCTGGGCGCGTGGCCTTCAAACTCCGCATCAACAAAACCTGA